From Leptotrichia wadei, one genomic window encodes:
- a CDS encoding GH3 auxin-responsive promoter family protein: protein MKKFGKKSKFYEVKNLKYVILNKLFIFFCKKSYKNFVSNIKSKSKIRETQVQILLEILKTNKNTEYLKIFETESQILNAENEKELIEKFQNKIPIVNYENVKEFVKREKSRESNVLLSDKIKLFELTSGSTSDVKYIPYTENFLKSYMNGVFSWLYDLYQNNKNLFLGSSYWSVSPILKREAVTSGGIRVGIEDDTSYFDKISAFFLNKLFTVPKEIKNTQNMEDFLLITAVFLLLSENLAMISVWSPSFLMILLDFIEKNHKAICKILKSEDLSAEFFVEKNLGSKKYFQIIKKKYKKLWKKSRSEFLINYFERSENNTLNQNNELENSGIKQNVGKIVNEKIDSQNKKLKNKMENKIMENFVDYSVIWEKLSLVSCWADSDSYEIFIKLKEKLNFDKKNMDLKFQGKGLMSTECIVSFPLENVENGSVVAYNSFFYEFIQVSGDELENSSPKLLDELEMGERYCVVVTTNAGLYRYNTNDIVKVTGFYHKIPVVKFVGRMNNFSDIVGEKLENSFVEKQVLNLLKENNIKEEFLLFSPVKNENGKISYTLFLEIKNKNKKLDFEKLENKLNEKLCQAFHYEYAYKLRQLGKVRIFLIEKDGLKTYTAEKSKRQKIGDIKYRILDKNFGWENKFLGGFGE from the coding sequence ATGAAAAAATTCGGTAAAAAAAGTAAATTTTATGAAGTAAAAAATTTAAAATATGTGATTTTAAATAAATTATTTATATTTTTTTGTAAAAAATCCTATAAAAATTTTGTTTCCAATATAAAAAGTAAAAGTAAAATTCGGGAAACGCAAGTACAAATACTTTTGGAAATATTGAAAACTAATAAAAATACAGAATATTTAAAAATTTTTGAAACAGAAAGCCAAATTTTAAATGCAGAAAATGAAAAAGAATTAATAGAAAAGTTTCAGAATAAAATTCCGATTGTGAATTATGAGAATGTTAAGGAGTTTGTGAAAAGAGAGAAAAGTAGGGAAAGTAATGTTCTTTTGAGTGATAAAATTAAACTGTTTGAACTTACGAGCGGAAGCACATCCGATGTGAAATATATTCCGTATACAGAAAATTTTTTGAAAAGTTATATGAACGGAGTTTTTTCATGGCTCTATGACTTATATCAAAATAATAAAAATCTTTTTCTTGGAAGTTCCTACTGGTCTGTTTCTCCAATTTTAAAGCGAGAAGCTGTAACTAGCGGAGGAATCCGTGTGGGAATCGAAGATGATACTTCGTATTTTGATAAAATTTCTGCATTTTTTTTAAATAAACTGTTTACAGTTCCAAAAGAAATAAAAAATACCCAAAATATGGAGGATTTTTTGCTAATTACAGCAGTATTTCTGCTTTTATCAGAAAATCTTGCGATGATTTCGGTATGGAGTCCATCGTTTCTTATGATTTTGCTTGATTTTATTGAAAAAAATCATAAAGCGATTTGCAAAATTTTAAAAAGTGAGGATTTGAGTGCTGAATTTTTTGTTGAGAAAAATTTAGGAAGTAAAAAGTATTTTCAGATTATTAAGAAAAAATACAAAAAATTGTGGAAAAAAAGCAGAAGTGAATTTTTGATAAATTATTTTGAAAGAAGTGAAAATAATACTTTAAATCAAAATAATGAACTTGAAAATAGTGGAATTAAACAAAATGTTGGAAAAATAGTAAATGAAAAAATAGATTCCCAAAATAAAAAGTTAAAAAATAAAATGGAAAATAAAATTATGGAAAATTTTGTGGATTACTCTGTGATTTGGGAAAAACTTTCGCTTGTGAGCTGCTGGGCGGATAGTGATTCCTATGAAATTTTTATAAAATTGAAGGAGAAATTGAATTTTGATAAAAAAAACATGGATTTGAAATTTCAAGGAAAAGGGCTTATGTCAACAGAATGCATTGTAAGTTTTCCGCTGGAAAATGTGGAAAATGGGAGTGTTGTTGCCTATAACTCATTTTTTTATGAATTTATTCAAGTTTCTGGTGATGAGTTAGAAAACAGCAGTCCAAAACTTTTGGATGAATTGGAGATGGGAGAGCGTTATTGCGTTGTTGTTACTACAAATGCTGGGCTTTACAGATATAATACGAATGATATTGTGAAAGTTACAGGATTTTATCATAAAATTCCTGTTGTGAAATTTGTTGGAAGAATGAATAATTTTTCTGATATTGTTGGGGAAAAGCTGGAAAATTCATTTGTTGAAAAGCAAGTTTTAAATTTATTGAAGGAAAATAATATTAAAGAGGAATTTTTGCTATTTTCACCAGTAAAAAATGAAAATGGAAAAATAAGTTATACATTATTTTTAGAAATAAAGAATAAAAATAAGAAACTGGATTTTGAAAAACTGGAAAATAAACTTAATGAAAAACTGTGCCAGGCATTTCATTATGAATATGCGTATAAATTGAGGCAATTAGGGAAAGTAAGAATATTTTTAATAGAAAAGGACGGATTAAAAACATATACGGCTGAAAAATCGAAAAGGCAGAAAATAGGAGATATAAAATATCGAATACTGGATAAAAATTTTGGCTGGGAAAATAAATTTTTAGGAGGATTTGGAGAATGA
- a CDS encoding DUF6320 domain-containing protein, which translates to MYCVKCGVELEDGVKRCPLCETAVPEIKGMEEEFAKEYPIVNINLYEMKMKKVKKAVFMSFFTISIISILEVFFQNLIMYGKLEWGYYAIPSILIFDLGLFVFLDSYRMRTNLFLILTGLTAFFLLLDFGDKKLTWSIGRGIPIVVAFYLISLVFSYVWDKHKNDRLKILNFFIFFVGIFLLVLELIISKKMTWSIFSSIPLFILSIMLRYAYKSYKEEFKRRLHR; encoded by the coding sequence ATGTATTGCGTAAAATGTGGAGTAGAGTTGGAAGATGGAGTGAAAAGATGTCCGCTATGTGAAACAGCTGTTCCTGAAATAAAGGGAATGGAAGAGGAATTTGCAAAGGAATATCCGATTGTCAATATAAATTTGTATGAAATGAAGATGAAAAAAGTGAAAAAAGCTGTATTTATGTCATTTTTTACAATTTCAATTATTTCAATATTAGAAGTTTTTTTTCAAAATTTGATAATGTATGGGAAACTGGAATGGGGATATTATGCGATTCCATCTATTTTAATCTTTGATTTGGGATTATTCGTATTTTTAGATTCCTATAGAATGAGAACAAATTTATTTTTGATATTGACTGGTCTTACGGCTTTTTTCCTTTTGCTTGATTTTGGAGATAAAAAATTGACTTGGAGTATTGGACGTGGAATTCCTATTGTTGTTGCATTTTATCTCATTAGCCTTGTTTTTTCGTATGTCTGGGATAAGCATAAAAATGATCGGTTAAAAATATTGAATTTTTTTATTTTTTTTGTTGGAATATTTCTTCTAGTTTTAGAATTAATCATAAGCAAAAAGATGACATGGAGCATATTTTCTTCGATTCCGTTATTTATTTTAAGCATAATGTTACGATATGCCTATAAATCCTATAAAGAAGAGTTTAAGCGAAGGTTGCACAGATAA
- a CDS encoding patatin-like phospholipase family protein yields MDKKIGLVLEGGGMRGIFTAGVLDFFLEKNIEVDNLIGVSAGAALGASYVSKQYKRGFDAIADHINKREYASFYNLLKTGDFFEEQYAYHDIPEKYNPFDNETFKNSKTKFQAVITNCETGEAEYPVVKDAIKEIDTLRASASLPFLSRLVKLNGKNYLDGGVSDPIPLDYSIKKGNVKNIVVLTRDKNYRKKQSRLGTISAIRYKKYPRFVELMKTRYSRYNATLDHIYDLEKKGEIFVIQPSVPLTLGRIEKNRDKLQKVYNIGYEEAKKNYEKLKKYLEK; encoded by the coding sequence ATGGATAAAAAAATTGGGTTAGTTCTGGAAGGTGGAGGAATGAGAGGAATCTTTACAGCAGGAGTTTTAGATTTTTTTCTGGAAAAAAATATTGAAGTAGATAATCTAATTGGGGTGTCAGCTGGAGCGGCATTGGGTGCAAGCTATGTTTCAAAGCAGTATAAAAGAGGGTTTGATGCAATCGCTGATCATATAAATAAAAGAGAATATGCAAGTTTTTATAATTTACTAAAGACGGGAGATTTTTTTGAGGAGCAGTATGCCTATCACGATATTCCTGAAAAATATAATCCGTTTGATAATGAAACTTTTAAAAATAGTAAAACGAAATTTCAAGCAGTTATTACAAACTGCGAAACTGGAGAGGCAGAATATCCCGTGGTTAAAGATGCAATAAAAGAAATTGATACTTTAAGAGCATCGGCTTCACTTCCGTTTTTGTCAAGACTTGTTAAATTAAATGGAAAAAATTATTTGGATGGAGGAGTTTCTGATCCGATTCCTTTGGATTATTCAATAAAAAAGGGGAATGTGAAAAATATCGTTGTACTGACACGAGATAAGAATTATCGTAAAAAACAAAGTAGATTAGGAACAATTTCAGCAATTAGATATAAAAAATATCCTAGATTTGTAGAACTTATGAAAACTAGATATAGTCGATATAATGCAACTTTGGATCATATTTACGATTTAGAGAAAAAGGGAGAAATTTTTGTGATTCAGCCATCAGTTCCACTGACTTTGGGAAGAATTGAGAAAAATAGAGATAAGTTACAGAAAGTTTATAACATTGGGTATGAAGAAGCAAAGAAAAATTATGAAAAATTGAAAAAATATTTAGAAAAGTAA
- a CDS encoding alcohol acetyltransferase produces MKNEKIWYELDAFAKTYSSIISEGRTTCFRLSALFSENIDLKVLRNVAVLLERKYPFYNSELKKGIFWNYLQQKKTHFMIEKEKTYPCTDIQKDNPLRIIYFNNKLSIEIAHFLTDGKGAMLFFQDLIEEYLEEKYFSKRSRNRNFENVDIIIENKGKNKDEDKIEIKDKDLIKDKKIIDFPKINGEIKNFENKSFLENKKKILEKNEEIFGNDNEENGAKESKYIDLYEKYMQKVSKETTIKSAFHLPIKILEKGQYHITTGEISTDDLKMESKKHKTTIGKYLLAVYFKVLLDRYSSAKNLIVIGVPVDLRRIFEEKTYRNFFMNITPSVDASLGAYSLSEIITYLDNYFALKITKKEFYKSIYKAMNPMRNIVIKSVPYLVKRIFFPFIFDYYGERGYTTGFSNLGVFKIEKKYEKYLKGFRFLPPPSKRCKIKMGVISDSKKVYINFGNLTANYDIERDFFVYLRKRGIRSKIITNYF; encoded by the coding sequence GTGAAAAATGAAAAAATCTGGTATGAGTTAGATGCCTTTGCAAAAACGTATTCTTCAATAATTAGCGAAGGGAGAACGACATGTTTCAGGCTTTCGGCATTGTTTTCTGAAAACATTGATTTGAAAGTATTGAGAAATGTGGCAGTTTTACTTGAAAGAAAGTATCCGTTTTATAATTCAGAATTGAAAAAGGGGATTTTTTGGAATTATTTACAGCAGAAAAAGACACATTTTATGATTGAGAAGGAAAAAACTTATCCTTGTACGGATATACAAAAGGATAATCCGTTGCGAATTATTTATTTTAATAATAAATTGTCAATAGAAATTGCACATTTTTTAACAGATGGAAAGGGTGCGATGCTATTTTTTCAAGATTTAATTGAAGAATATTTGGAAGAGAAGTATTTTTCTAAAAGAAGCAGGAACAGGAATTTTGAAAATGTAGATATTATTATTGAAAATAAGGGAAAAAATAAAGATGAAGACAAAATTGAAATAAAAGATAAAGATTTGATAAAAGATAAAAAAATAATTGATTTTCCGAAAATAAATGGTGAAATTAAAAATTTTGAGAATAAGAGTTTTTTAGAAAATAAAAAAAAGATTTTAGAAAAGAACGAAGAAATATTTGGAAACGATAATGAGGAAAATGGTGCAAAGGAAAGTAAATATATTGACCTTTATGAAAAATATATGCAGAAGGTAAGCAAGGAAACTACGATAAAGTCTGCATTTCATTTACCAATAAAAATATTGGAGAAGGGGCAGTATCATATTACAACTGGCGAGATTTCTACTGATGATTTGAAAATGGAAAGCAAAAAGCATAAAACTACAATTGGAAAATATCTGCTTGCAGTTTATTTTAAAGTTTTGCTGGATAGGTATTCAAGTGCAAAAAATCTGATTGTTATTGGAGTTCCTGTTGATTTGCGAAGAATTTTTGAGGAAAAGACGTATAGGAATTTTTTTATGAATATAACTCCAAGTGTGGATGCCAGTCTTGGGGCATATTCCCTCTCTGAAATTATCACTTATCTGGATAATTATTTTGCCTTGAAAATTACAAAAAAGGAATTTTACAAAAGTATTTATAAAGCAATGAATCCGATGAGAAATATAGTTATAAAGTCCGTTCCATATTTGGTAAAGCGGATATTTTTCCCATTTATATTTGATTATTATGGAGAACGTGGCTACACAACAGGATTTTCCAATTTGGGAGTTTTTAAAATTGAGAAAAAATACGAAAAATATTTAAAAGGATTCAGATTTTTGCCACCACCAAGCAAAAGGTGCAAAATTAAAATGGGAGTTATAAGCGATAGTAAAAAAGTTTATATAAATTTTGGAAATTTGACTGCAAATTATGATATTGAAAGAGATTTTTTTGTTTATTTACGAAAAAGAGGGATAAGATCTAAAATAATTACTAACTATTTTTAA
- a CDS encoding B12-binding domain-containing radical SAM protein: MKMLFIYPGFGKKKGQKYIFQLRTFEPLTFAYLRALTPYDIECELIDERVEAIDYDNDADVVVITLETYTARHGYEIAKRFREKGKKVIIGGTHASLVPDEAMKHADSVVTGYADDIWGKIIEDYRNGTEKKLYIGGLSNKFLIPDRSIFKKKYLISVVETGRGCPHHCEFCAISAVNKKRYAKRPVDSVIEELKHIKSKYIFFADDNFVADPKYALELCEKIKPLKKKWISQGAITMAKNEKLLAAMRDSGCLFILIGYESINKEALDNMKKEWSYKLGDVEESTRIIHKYNIGIYATFVFGFEEKIGTTFEDTVKFAQKNHLEFVQFNYLVPFPNTELYFKMEKEGRLLYKKWWLEPQKYSYLFFEPYDISTNEFRDRCIAVRYAYHSVKNILGRTFDVLKRTKNIPFSIMYLFLSFGQKAVIKKFQDLPIGDNLDEKIR; this comes from the coding sequence ATGAAGATGTTGTTTATTTATCCTGGATTTGGAAAGAAAAAGGGACAGAAGTATATTTTTCAGCTGAGGACGTTTGAGCCGCTTACGTTTGCTTACTTGCGGGCATTGACTCCTTATGATATTGAATGTGAGCTGATTGATGAAAGAGTTGAGGCGATAGACTATGATAATGATGCGGATGTTGTTGTAATTACTTTGGAGACTTATACGGCACGGCACGGATATGAGATTGCTAAAAGATTTAGGGAAAAAGGAAAGAAGGTTATTATTGGGGGGACACATGCTTCGCTTGTGCCAGATGAGGCTATGAAGCATGCAGATTCTGTAGTTACAGGATATGCTGATGATATTTGGGGGAAAATTATTGAGGATTATAGGAATGGGACAGAAAAGAAACTGTATATTGGTGGACTTAGCAATAAATTTTTAATACCAGACAGAAGTATCTTTAAGAAAAAATATTTAATTTCAGTTGTAGAAACTGGACGTGGATGTCCTCATCACTGTGAATTTTGTGCAATTTCGGCAGTTAATAAGAAACGGTATGCTAAAAGGCCCGTTGATAGTGTAATTGAGGAATTGAAGCATATAAAGTCAAAATATATATTTTTTGCTGATGATAACTTTGTTGCAGATCCTAAATATGCGTTGGAGCTTTGTGAGAAGATAAAGCCGTTAAAGAAAAAATGGATTTCGCAAGGGGCAATAACGATGGCAAAAAATGAGAAATTGCTTGCAGCTATGAGAGACAGTGGATGTCTTTTTATTTTAATCGGATATGAGTCGATAAATAAAGAGGCTCTTGACAATATGAAAAAGGAATGGAGCTACAAGCTGGGAGATGTTGAGGAATCAACACGGATTATACATAAATACAACATTGGAATTTATGCCACATTCGTTTTTGGATTTGAAGAAAAAATCGGCACTACGTTTGAAGATACTGTAAAATTTGCACAGAAAAACCATCTGGAATTTGTTCAGTTTAACTATCTCGTACCTTTTCCAAATACCGAACTTTATTTTAAAATGGAGAAGGAAGGGAGACTTTTGTACAAAAAGTGGTGGCTGGAGCCGCAAAAATATTCATATTTATTTTTTGAGCCTTATGACATTTCTACAAACGAGTTTCGTGACAGGTGTATTGCAGTAAGATATGCATATCATTCTGTAAAAAATATTTTGGGAAGAACTTTTGATGTATTAAAAAGGACAAAAAATATACCATTTTCCATTATGTATCTGTTTTTGAGCTTTGGGCAGAAGGCTGTTATAAAAAAATTTCAGGATTTGCCGATTGGAGATAATTTAGATGAAAAAATTCGGTAA
- a CDS encoding SPFH domain-containing protein — MWALPIVVILIVIALIYILKSIKIVPESRVLIVEKLGKYDRSLSSGLSFLNPFFDRVARSVSLKEQVVDFPPQPVITKDNATMQIDTVVYFQITDPKLYTYGVERPLSAIENLTATTLRNIIGDMTVDQTLTSRDIINTKMRQELDDATDPWGIKVNRVELKSILPPADIRVAMEKEMKAEREKRANILEAQAKREAAILVAEGEKQAAILRAEAKKEQQIKEAEGEAEAILSVQRAKAEALRLLNEASPNEKVLSLRGLEAFEKVADGKATKIIIPSNMQNLASIATAFSELTKNDNEIKK; from the coding sequence ATGTGGGCTTTGCCAATAGTAGTAATTCTTATTGTAATTGCATTAATTTATATTTTAAAATCAATAAAAATCGTGCCTGAATCACGTGTGCTTATTGTAGAAAAATTGGGAAAATACGATAGATCTTTAAGTTCAGGACTTAGTTTTCTGAATCCGTTTTTTGACAGAGTTGCAAGAAGCGTATCACTAAAGGAACAAGTTGTGGATTTTCCGCCTCAGCCAGTTATTACAAAAGACAATGCGACAATGCAAATTGATACAGTTGTTTATTTTCAAATAACTGATCCAAAATTGTATACTTATGGAGTGGAAAGACCGCTTTCTGCGATTGAAAATTTGACTGCTACAACTTTGAGAAATATTATCGGAGATATGACAGTTGATCAGACATTGACTTCAAGAGATATTATTAATACGAAAATGCGACAGGAATTAGATGATGCAACAGATCCTTGGGGAATAAAAGTAAATCGTGTGGAATTAAAGAGTATTTTGCCACCAGCCGATATTCGTGTTGCGATGGAAAAGGAAATGAAAGCCGAAAGAGAAAAGAGAGCTAATATTTTGGAAGCACAGGCTAAAAGAGAAGCAGCGATATTGGTTGCTGAAGGAGAAAAGCAGGCTGCAATTTTGAGAGCTGAAGCCAAGAAAGAGCAACAGATAAAAGAGGCTGAAGGGGAAGCAGAAGCTATTTTGTCAGTTCAAAGGGCAAAAGCGGAAGCATTGAGATTGTTAAATGAAGCATCACCAAATGAAAAAGTTTTATCTTTAAGAGGATTGGAAGCGTTTGAAAAAGTTGCCGATGGAAAAGCTACAAAGATTATTATACCAAGTAATATGCAAAATTTAGCAAGTATTGCGACAGCGTTTTCTGAATTGACTAAAAATGATAACGAGATTAAAAAATAG
- a CDS encoding MliC family protein: MRSTKKMILATLIGVLAIGSIGYSAVSKTSRKKAVNKTAVTSKNLTRKFSCSSRNVTVENLSTNKVRLTDDSGKVYNLKLTRSASGELYSGNGVSIQIKGNDAVFTASGNDESCNLTSDSNSNSGNSNKTASGNLLRKFSCDGYQDITVENLSTDKVKLADGYGSIYNLNSTSAASGEKYSDGNISIHMKGNDAIYTENGKDKSCTLKSTGHGSIEE, encoded by the coding sequence ATGAGATCTACAAAAAAAATGATTCTAGCAACTTTAATTGGAGTATTGGCTATCGGTTCTATTGGTTATTCAGCTGTATCAAAAACTTCTAGAAAAAAAGCTGTAAATAAAACAGCAGTAACTTCTAAAAATTTAACAAGAAAGTTTAGCTGCAGCAGCAGAAACGTAACAGTAGAAAATCTTTCAACAAATAAAGTTAGATTGACAGATGATAGCGGAAAAGTTTACAATTTAAAATTGACAAGATCTGCTAGCGGAGAGTTATATTCAGGTAACGGAGTTTCTATTCAAATAAAAGGAAATGATGCCGTATTTACAGCAAGCGGAAATGATGAAAGCTGTAATTTAACAAGCGATTCAAATTCAAATAGCGGAAACTCAAATAAAACTGCAAGTGGAAATTTATTAAGAAAATTTAGCTGTGACGGTTACCAAGATATAACAGTAGAAAATCTTTCAACAGATAAAGTAAAATTAGCTGATGGTTATGGAAGTATCTATAATTTAAATTCTACATCAGCTGCAAGTGGAGAAAAATATTCTGATGGAAATATTTCAATTCACATGAAAGGAAACGATGCTATTTACACAGAAAATGGAAAAGACAAAAGCTGTACTTTGAAAAGTACTGGTCACGGTTCTATTGAAGAATAA
- a CDS encoding B12-binding domain-containing radical SAM protein, with the protein MKIAFLRPNMGGKRSNDAIEPLAFAVLSGLTDKTKHELMLFDDRIEDIPMDLEVDLVVISTFTMTARRAYELAKNYRERGVYVMIGGYHASLMPDEVQEHADTVCVGSGEVTWNEFLNDLENGVPKKRYECRKLPDINNVVYDRSIYKGKKYSFVVPVQFGRGCMHQCEFCTIGAVHKGDFQHRDVENVINEVKEIFRTNKRAKIVYFVDDNIFANKKKALQLFEELKKLKIKWACQGSIDIARDEKLIKLMSEAGCIEMLLGFENINIKNIKKMKKVANYEFDYEKIINIYKKYRILVHASYVIGYDYDDKNCFDEILEFSKKHKFFLAGFNPALPIPGTPFYERLKKEGRLLYERWWLDENFRYGKACFEPYNMTIEEFEAGILKCKVEYNRHSSIWKRLFDGAANFKHALVFLAVNYINRKEVYNKKGIKL; encoded by the coding sequence ATGAAAATAGCTTTTTTACGTCCAAATATGGGAGGGAAGCGTTCCAATGATGCGATAGAGCCGCTTGCTTTTGCGGTGCTTTCGGGGCTTACAGATAAGACTAAACATGAACTTATGCTGTTTGATGATAGGATTGAGGATATTCCAATGGATCTTGAGGTTGATTTAGTTGTGATTTCTACGTTTACGATGACGGCTAGGCGGGCTTATGAACTGGCAAAAAATTATAGGGAACGTGGAGTTTATGTGATGATTGGAGGGTATCATGCCTCGCTTATGCCTGATGAAGTGCAGGAACATGCAGATACAGTTTGTGTGGGAAGTGGAGAAGTTACTTGGAATGAATTTTTGAACGATTTGGAAAACGGGGTGCCGAAAAAGAGGTATGAATGTAGAAAATTGCCGGATATTAATAATGTTGTTTATGATAGAAGCATTTACAAGGGGAAAAAATATTCTTTTGTCGTGCCAGTTCAGTTTGGGCGAGGCTGTATGCACCAATGTGAATTTTGCACGATTGGGGCAGTTCACAAAGGAGATTTTCAACATAGGGATGTTGAGAACGTGATAAATGAGGTAAAGGAAATTTTTAGAACGAATAAAAGGGCGAAAATTGTTTATTTTGTGGACGATAATATTTTTGCCAATAAGAAAAAGGCTTTGCAGCTGTTTGAAGAATTGAAAAAACTGAAAATAAAATGGGCTTGTCAAGGCAGCATTGATATTGCAAGAGATGAGAAATTGATAAAATTGATGTCAGAAGCAGGATGTATTGAAATGCTTCTGGGATTTGAGAATATAAATATAAAAAATATTAAGAAAATGAAAAAGGTTGCAAATTATGAGTTTGACTATGAAAAAATCATTAATATCTATAAAAAATATAGAATACTTGTGCATGCAAGCTATGTAATTGGGTATGATTATGATGATAAAAACTGCTTTGATGAAATTTTGGAATTTTCTAAAAAGCATAAATTTTTTCTTGCAGGCTTTAATCCAGCATTGCCGATACCAGGAACTCCTTTTTATGAAAGATTGAAAAAAGAAGGAAGACTTCTTTATGAAAGATGGTGGCTGGATGAGAACTTTCGTTATGGGAAAGCATGCTTTGAGCCATATAATATGACGATTGAGGAATTTGAGGCTGGAATTTTGAAGTGCAAGGTGGAATACAACAGACATTCGAGTATCTGGAAAAGGCTATTTGACGGTGCTGCTAATTTTAAACATGCCCTTGTATTTCTTGCTGTGAATTATATCAACCGAAAAGAAGTTTATAACAAAAAAGGAATAAAATTATGA
- a CDS encoding B12-binding domain-containing radical SAM protein: MKVALLAPAGAMYRFNGTFKKAIHYAPLTLSTLAAYIPEDIEVVIYDETIEKIPLELDADIVVMTSITGTSERVYKYARYFKSKGKKVILGGPHPTLCPEEAIQHCDSVVIGRSEWLFTEIMEDARNNRLKKFYVQKENSLENLKLPKRELLKKERYVSINSIEATKGCSFDCSFCVGKALYPTFLKRPINEIIAEIETFKKKEVLFIDLNLIADKNYAKKLFIELTPLKKWWFGLATSNLVHDDEMIRLMAKSGCKGLLIGFEAVSKESLRAMNKGVNVMADYHLLMKKLHHYDIAVNGTFTFGADGDDKDIFKRTVEEVIKMKVDLPRYSILTPFPKTKLYNDLEKQGRIFEKNWTMYDVQHAVFHPKKMTAQELQEGGIYAWRETYKVSSILKRIARFSIIAPIMLNTNLGYRHYADKLEEFTFEKMTDNSDIPNI; the protein is encoded by the coding sequence ATGAAAGTGGCATTACTGGCACCAGCAGGGGCAATGTACAGATTTAATGGAACATTTAAGAAGGCGATTCACTATGCACCGCTCACATTATCAACACTTGCGGCGTATATTCCAGAAGATATTGAAGTTGTAATTTATGATGAAACGATTGAAAAAATACCGCTTGAACTGGATGCGGATATTGTGGTTATGACTTCTATTACGGGAACATCAGAAAGAGTGTATAAATACGCAAGATACTTTAAAAGCAAAGGGAAAAAGGTTATTTTAGGTGGACCGCATCCGACACTTTGTCCAGAAGAAGCGATACAGCATTGTGATTCTGTTGTAATTGGCCGTTCAGAGTGGCTTTTTACCGAAATAATGGAAGATGCGAGAAATAATAGGTTAAAGAAATTTTATGTCCAGAAGGAAAATAGTCTTGAAAATTTAAAATTACCAAAAAGGGAACTTCTGAAAAAGGAAAGATATGTTTCGATAAACAGCATTGAGGCAACCAAAGGCTGCTCTTTTGACTGTTCATTCTGTGTTGGGAAGGCTTTATATCCAACATTTTTAAAAAGACCGATTAATGAAATTATTGCAGAAATTGAGACTTTTAAGAAAAAAGAAGTTTTGTTTATAGATTTAAATTTGATTGCTGACAAAAATTATGCTAAAAAACTGTTTATTGAATTGACACCTCTAAAAAAATGGTGGTTTGGGCTGGCAACTTCCAACCTTGTTCATGATGATGAAATGATAAGGCTAATGGCAAAAAGTGGCTGTAAAGGCTTGCTTATTGGATTTGAAGCTGTCTCGAAGGAATCATTGAGGGCTATGAATAAAGGAGTAAATGTTATGGCTGATTACCATTTGCTTATGAAAAAGCTGCATCATTATGATATTGCTGTAAACGGAACTTTTACATTCGGAGCAGATGGTGATGATAAGGATATATTCAAGCGAACTGTGGAGGAAGTAATAAAAATGAAAGTTGACTTGCCAAGATACTCTATATTAACTCCATTTCCTAAAACAAAACTTTATAATGATTTGGAAAAGCAAGGCAGAATCTTTGAAAAAAACTGGACAATGTACGATGTTCAGCATGCTGTATTCCATCCAAAAAAAATGACAGCGCAGGAACTGCAGGAAGGTGGAATTTACGCTTGGAGGGAAACTTATAAAGTAAGCTCAATTTTAAAAAGAATTGCAAGATTTAGCATTATTGCGCCAATTATGCTTAATACTAACTTGGGGTATAGGCATTATGCCGATAAATTGGAGGAATTTACTTTTGAAAAAATGACAGATAATTCTGATATTCCAAATATCTAA